In Clostridium sp. DL-VIII, the following proteins share a genomic window:
- a CDS encoding NADH:flavin oxidoreductase: MKSLFDQTQLGALKLKNRFFRSATYEGMADENGHITEELFKVYEALASGGVGTIITGITAVTDLEEFIPGQTGIYEDSFIEEYKRITEIAHKYDAKIILQAGAAGTQTVKNEDGKKVVWGPSNVEDLGYKNTPNEMTLDEIFLVQEAFANAAIRAKKAGFDGIQLHSAHGYLLSKFLTPYYNRRNDEYGGSIENRARMLLETYKKMRDQVGSEYPILVKTNSEDFMEQGITFEECKYVCKKLEEAGIDAIEISGGSLSSRPNESYSRKIAKGQSPYFMPYAEKIKHEVKIPVISVGGIRDFTELTEILSETSIDYFALSRPLIRESDLINRWQTGDIEPAKCISCGKCSGFGRTVCIFNKK, from the coding sequence ATGAAATCATTATTTGATCAAACACAGTTAGGAGCACTCAAGTTAAAAAATAGATTTTTTAGATCTGCAACATATGAAGGTATGGCAGATGAAAATGGTCATATAACAGAGGAGTTATTTAAGGTTTATGAAGCATTAGCTAGTGGAGGAGTAGGGACTATAATTACAGGTATTACGGCTGTAACTGATTTAGAAGAATTTATTCCAGGTCAAACAGGAATCTATGAAGATTCGTTTATTGAAGAATATAAAAGAATAACTGAAATAGCACATAAATATGATGCTAAGATAATACTTCAAGCAGGTGCAGCAGGTACACAAACAGTTAAAAATGAGGATGGAAAAAAAGTTGTATGGGGTCCTAGTAATGTGGAGGATTTAGGATATAAGAATACTCCAAATGAAATGACATTAGATGAGATATTTTTAGTTCAAGAGGCTTTTGCAAATGCAGCCATAAGAGCTAAAAAAGCTGGCTTTGATGGAATTCAGCTACATTCAGCTCATGGATATTTGTTAAGTAAGTTTTTAACTCCTTATTACAATCGTAGGAATGATGAATATGGAGGCAGTATTGAGAATAGAGCAAGAATGCTTCTAGAGACATACAAAAAAATGCGTGATCAAGTCGGTTCTGAGTACCCAATTTTAGTTAAAACTAATAGTGAAGATTTCATGGAGCAAGGTATTACTTTTGAAGAGTGTAAATATGTATGCAAAAAGCTTGAAGAGGCGGGAATAGATGCTATTGAAATTAGTGGAGGCAGTTTATCTTCACGTCCAAATGAAAGCTATTCAAGAAAAATAGCAAAAGGACAATCTCCATATTTTATGCCATATGCAGAAAAGATAAAGCACGAAGTAAAAATTCCAGTTATTTCTGTAGGGGGAATTAGAGATTTTACTGAATTAACAGAAATTCTAAGTGAAACTTCAATTGATTATTTCGCATTGAGTAGACCACTGATACGTGAAAGTGATTTAATCAACAGGTGGCAGACAGGTGATATAGAACCAGCAAAATGCATATCTTGCGGTAAATGCTCTGGATTCGGCAGGACAGTGTGCATTTTTAATAAAAAATAG
- a CDS encoding transposase zinc-binding domain-containing protein, producing MIKSKLRRILEENWNEFYKRYKNRIRPSVIAEVKKVMKCKDISNGYIELKCKECGEIKKVGFTCKSRFCTSCGKVYVDNWVNGMLGKLINVKHRHMVFTIPEELRNYFGRERDRLKLLPQCAAKAVTSWMYKQNKKEEFIPGIIAVIHTFGRDLKWNPHVHMMVTEGGKGKLTTWRNFKYFSYEALRKRWQKYY from the coding sequence ATGATTAAGAGTAAATTAAGAAGAATATTAGAGGAAAATTGGAATGAATTTTATAAAAGATATAAAAACAGAATTAGACCTAGTGTTATTGCAGAAGTAAAAAAAGTTATGAAATGCAAGGATATAAGTAATGGTTATATTGAATTAAAATGTAAGGAATGTGGCGAAATAAAGAAAGTTGGGTTCACTTGTAAAAGTAGATTTTGTACATCATGTGGAAAGGTTTATGTTGATAATTGGGTTAATGGAATGCTGGGAAAATTAATAAATGTAAAGCATAGACATATGGTATTTACAATACCAGAGGAACTTAGAAATTACTTCGGAAGAGAAAGAGATAGGCTGAAGTTACTTCCGCAATGTGCAGCTAAAGCTGTTACGAGTTGGATGTATAAGCAAAATAAAAAAGAAGAATTTATACCTGGAATTATAGCAGTTATACATACTTTTGGACGAGATTTAAAGTGGAATCCCCACGTCCACATGATGGTTACAGAAGGTGGAAAGGGCAAGCTAACTACCTGGAGAAATTTTAAATATTTTTCGTATGAAGCATTAAGAAAGAGATGGCAAAAATATTATTAG
- a CDS encoding MarR family winged helix-turn-helix transcriptional regulator translates to MTNLEHLKPLKKCACRNLRMTTRVTTQYFDQIFQMVGLTAPQFSLLAEVAAHENTAVSELADIMLMDQTTVTRNIEILRKKGYVNVRTDDNDSRRKCISISEGGEEKLNEAIPVWNNVHTLMEQEIGAEKFEEFLKTLGQIQNFISKYSNK, encoded by the coding sequence ATGACTAATTTAGAACATTTAAAACCATTAAAAAAATGTGCTTGTAGAAATCTGCGCATGACAACGAGAGTTACTACTCAGTATTTTGATCAAATCTTTCAGATGGTAGGACTCACAGCTCCACAATTTTCATTATTAGCAGAGGTAGCTGCACATGAAAATACAGCAGTAAGTGAACTAGCAGATATAATGTTAATGGATCAAACTACTGTAACTCGCAACATTGAAATTTTAAGAAAAAAAGGATATGTTAATGTAAGAACAGATGATAATGATTCAAGAAGGAAATGTATATCAATAAGTGAAGGTGGAGAAGAAAAGTTAAATGAAGCCATTCCAGTATGGAATAATGTTCACACATTGATGGAGCAGGAGATTGGTGCTGAAAAATTTGAAGAATTTTTAAAAACCTTAGGGCAAATACAAAACTTTATTAGTAAGTATTCTAACAAATAA
- a CDS encoding ATP-binding protein: MVKRIFNKISIKNIISSGRKSSLRLLISTLFIALMTMTLGIITYIVFNNWIISANNAIVKIENNANKEIFSEIQALFAVPLYNNEINHSLIENGIIDIHDKDKRDIFFSSIIKSSNDEIYSFSYGTENGEYYGARKNEKNEIEIYRSNGETGGHSMYYSVNENLTEGSFVKDYGKFDPRTRDWYKRAKEKGSPAFSDVYKHFVKDDLALSAAYPIYNKEGILQGVMGTHIVFSKLNQSLKKIGEENYATAYIVEKNSGYLVANSIDKPNFEALADGNIRRISVGEISNKSISEAYENYKNTNNTDFISKIGNQKYHARIFEYKEEGLDWLVITSIPDSMFTKEIDKNINTTIVLAIIALLLAIIIHIRGTKFILKPINNLILTADNFSKGDLSSRAKIFRNDEIGNLSKAFNKMADEIYFFIGNLEEKVKERTEELIEAKEAAEEANKAKSLFLANMSHEIRTPMNGIIGFLSLLEKSELDIYQKDYIQTIKGSSYTLISIINDILDISKIEAGKIEMEVISFDLISTIESAIGLYKAKAMEKGLKLNSYISSDIPRVVMGDPIKLRQIINNLISNAVKFTDNGEVAVEVALTHESHKDIELFMEIRDSGIGMNEKEINEVFKPFVQADSNFTRQYGGTGLGLAICRSLVEMMGGSIELKSEEGKGSTFRINLRLTKAEKMEVYKYSNSTIYEKSNLFSSNVMLAQDDKLEEDDVIVIREIGPNNNIKILLVEDNEINIRLFINILKVRGLKCDIALNGVEAVAAYENNKYDIIFMDCQMPMMDGYEATKKIRNTESKHIPIIAMTAHAMQGDREKCLEAGMDDYLTKPFGFNQVIEMLQKYVKPIYDDVLHNKINDSSNLNDREVYIKEDSYYDEILRLAMKELGFNEEFCRELIRDFLKQMREYLEIIKLNIDQNNSGEISIILHKLKSSAGAVRANEIAANLIEAETATKNKDMSVLIEKLERIKVLLEKLKEEGKVR, translated from the coding sequence GTGGTGAAAAGGATATTTAATAAGATAAGTATTAAAAATATTATATCATCAGGAAGGAAGAGTTCTCTAAGATTATTAATCAGTACATTATTTATTGCTCTTATGACTATGACTTTAGGAATTATCACTTATATTGTTTTTAATAATTGGATAATTTCCGCAAATAATGCAATTGTAAAAATAGAAAATAACGCCAATAAGGAGATATTTAGTGAAATACAAGCGCTATTTGCTGTGCCGTTATATAATAATGAAATTAATCATAGTTTAATTGAAAATGGAATTATAGACATACATGATAAGGATAAAAGAGATATATTTTTTTCAAGTATAATTAAATCAAGCAATGATGAAATTTATAGTTTTAGTTATGGAACAGAAAATGGGGAATATTATGGAGCGCGGAAAAATGAAAAAAATGAAATAGAAATATATAGGAGCAATGGTGAGACGGGTGGCCATTCCATGTATTATAGTGTAAACGAAAATTTGACTGAAGGAAGTTTTGTTAAGGATTATGGCAAATTTGATCCTAGAACAAGGGATTGGTATAAAAGAGCTAAGGAAAAAGGATCACCAGCATTTTCAGATGTTTATAAGCATTTTGTAAAAGATGACTTGGCTCTCTCAGCAGCATATCCAATTTATAATAAAGAAGGCATACTTCAAGGCGTAATGGGAACTCATATAGTTTTTTCAAAGCTTAATCAATCCTTAAAGAAAATTGGAGAGGAGAATTATGCTACAGCTTATATAGTTGAAAAAAATTCAGGATATTTAGTAGCTAATTCTATTGATAAACCTAACTTTGAGGCACTAGCAGATGGTAATATAAGAAGAATATCAGTCGGAGAAATTAGCAATAAGTCAATCAGTGAGGCGTACGAAAATTATAAAAATACTAATAATACTGATTTTATTTCAAAAATAGGAAATCAAAAATATCATGCCAGAATTTTTGAATATAAAGAAGAGGGGCTAGACTGGCTTGTAATAACATCAATTCCTGATAGCATGTTTACAAAAGAAATAGATAAAAATATTAACACTACAATAGTGTTGGCCATAATAGCACTTTTATTAGCAATCATAATACATATAAGAGGTACTAAATTCATATTAAAACCAATTAACAATTTAATATTAACTGCAGATAATTTCTCGAAAGGTGATTTATCCTCTAGAGCTAAGATTTTTAGAAATGATGAAATTGGAAATTTATCTAAAGCATTTAATAAAATGGCTGATGAAATTTATTTTTTTATAGGTAATCTTGAGGAAAAGGTTAAAGAAAGAACAGAGGAATTAATTGAAGCCAAAGAAGCTGCTGAAGAGGCTAATAAGGCAAAGAGTTTATTTTTAGCGAATATGAGCCATGAAATAAGAACTCCTATGAATGGAATTATTGGATTTTTAAGTCTTTTAGAGAAAAGTGAATTAGATATTTATCAAAAAGATTATATTCAAACAATTAAGGGTTCTTCTTATACATTAATATCAATTATTAATGATATTCTTGATATTTCTAAGATTGAAGCGGGAAAAATAGAAATGGAGGTCATTTCGTTTGACCTTATTTCTACCATTGAAAGTGCAATAGGCCTTTATAAGGCAAAAGCAATGGAAAAAGGACTAAAGCTCAACAGCTATATAAGTTCAGATATTCCGAGAGTGGTAATGGGAGATCCGATAAAATTAAGACAAATTATAAACAATCTTATTAGTAATGCAGTTAAATTTACTGATAATGGAGAAGTAGCTGTAGAGGTTGCATTAACGCATGAATCCCATAAAGATATTGAGCTTTTTATGGAAATCAGAGATAGTGGAATAGGCATGAATGAGAAGGAAATAAATGAAGTTTTTAAGCCATTTGTTCAGGCCGATTCAAATTTTACTAGACAATATGGAGGGACTGGTTTAGGACTTGCAATATGTAGGAGTTTAGTTGAAATGATGGGAGGTTCAATAGAGCTTAAAAGTGAAGAAGGAAAGGGTTCAACTTTTAGAATTAATTTAAGATTAACTAAAGCAGAAAAAATGGAGGTTTATAAATATAGTAATTCGACAATTTATGAAAAAAGTAATTTGTTTTCTTCTAATGTTATGCTAGCGCAAGATGATAAATTAGAAGAAGATGATGTCATTGTTATTAGAGAGATAGGACCTAACAATAATATAAAAATATTATTAGTTGAGGATAATGAGATAAATATAAGATTATTTATAAATATTTTAAAAGTCAGAGGGTTAAAGTGTGATATAGCACTTAATGGAGTTGAGGCGGTGGCCGCATATGAAAATAATAAATACGACATAATTTTTATGGATTGCCAAATGCCGATGATGGATGGATATGAAGCAACAAAAAAGATAAGAAATACAGAAAGCAAGCATATACCTATCATAGCCATGACTGCTCATGCTATGCAGGGAGATAGAGAGAAGTGCCTTGAAGCGGGGATGGATGATTACTTAACTAAACCTTTTGGCTTTAATCAAGTCATAGAGATGCTGCAAAAATATGTTAAACCAATTTATGATGATGTCTTACATAATAAGATTAATGACTCTAGTAATTTAAATGACCGTGAAGTGTATATAAAGGAAGATTCTTATTATGATGAGATATTAAGGCTTGCTATGAAAGAATTAGGCTTTAATGAAGAGTTTTGCAGAGAGTTAATAAGGGATTTTTTAAAGCAGATGAGAGAATACTTAGAAATTATAAAATTAAATATAGATCAAAACAATTCTGGAGAGATTTCTATAATCCTGCATAAGTTAAAAAGTTCAGCAGGAGCTGTAAGAGCTAATGAAATAGCAGCAAATCTAATTGAAGCAGAAACAGCAACAAAAAATAAAGATATGTCCGTACTGATTGAGAAATTAGAGAGAATAAAAGTACTATTAGAAAAGTTAAAAGAAGAAGGAAAGGTGAGATGA
- a CDS encoding transposase: MAKILLDEIIKREGNKDSFKRLKNKIYKNNKDGFYVHAKNEIKSAKIAAKYIGRYVGRPAIAESRIIAYDGESVTFKYKRHEDNKEIIEKVSVFEFIKKVIIHIPDKNFKMVRYFGLYSRRCKDKDQFIKMIDKKIIQIKKSIEKWEYRILASFGVDPCKCSKCGGKMRFNDIVYPRYGSMREYFKDKFISEGKEKLENILEIYAIAKGVLYGKIKPTTT; this comes from the coding sequence ATGGCAAAAATATTATTAGATGAAATAATAAAAAGAGAAGGAAATAAAGATAGTTTTAAACGATTAAAGAACAAAATATATAAAAATAATAAAGATGGATTTTATGTTCATGCTAAAAATGAAATAAAATCAGCAAAGATAGCTGCAAAATATATTGGAAGATATGTTGGACGACCTGCGATAGCAGAATCAAGAATAATTGCGTATGATGGTGAAAGTGTAACATTTAAATATAAAAGACATGAAGACAATAAAGAAATAATAGAGAAAGTGTCAGTCTTTGAGTTTATAAAAAAAGTTATAATACATATACCAGACAAGAATTTTAAAATGGTGAGATATTTTGGACTGTATTCGAGGAGATGTAAGGATAAAGATCAATTTATCAAGATGATAGATAAGAAAATAATACAAATTAAGAAATCAATAGAAAAGTGGGAATATCGAATTCTTGCGTCTTTTGGGGTAGATCCATGCAAATGTTCTAAATGTGGTGGTAAGATGAGATTTAATGATATAGTGTATCCACGATACGGCTCGATGCGAGAATATTTTAAAGATAAATTTATAAGTGAAGGGAAAGAAAAATTAGAAAACATCCTGGAAATATATGCAATTGCAAAAGGAGTACTATATGGTAAAATAAAGCCGACAACAACATAG
- a CDS encoding DUF5050 domain-containing protein yields the protein MDGSNAGEKSKEEKTVRRKINPKVFFGIIILIIICGTAGRFLFNQYSHRIDRNRGNTTGNINEYGFSAAKDGWIYYSEFKDNNSVIYKTNGSEKSQLLYENQANILFLNVVDGWIYYDKGDLSKRDSKGYPVQSIICRMKTDGSEKTEIATTGTLNHLSVVDGWIYYSYIDSGKYIISRMKTDGSEKTDVLSVDKLILDFNVVNKYMYYLEVDNSTQAISIYKQEIGSNDKTELVKEDKLDILDLNVVGDYIYYEKADKQTKAATIYRMKTDGSSEKEISKEDACAWSILNVTDDWIYYMIDNQTGSTTYNSKIYKMKSDGSKRTKTSDKDICISAMNIVGDWIYYTKIDQNTGTEIRKMKLDGSDDSIA from the coding sequence ATGGATGGTAGCAATGCTGGCGAAAAGAGTAAAGAAGAGAAAACTGTTAGAAGAAAGATAAATCCAAAAGTATTTTTTGGAATAATTATTTTAATTATCATTTGTGGGACAGCAGGTAGATTCTTGTTTAATCAATATAGTCATAGAATAGACAGAAATAGAGGAAACACTACTGGAAATATCAATGAATATGGTTTTAGTGCAGCTAAAGATGGTTGGATTTATTATTCGGAATTTAAAGATAATAATAGTGTAATATATAAAACTAATGGAAGCGAAAAGAGCCAATTGCTATATGAAAATCAGGCAAATATACTTTTCTTAAATGTAGTGGATGGTTGGATTTATTATGACAAAGGTGATTTATCTAAAAGAGATTCAAAAGGATATCCTGTGCAAAGTATTATATGCAGGATGAAGACAGATGGTAGTGAGAAAACAGAAATAGCTACTACAGGAACATTAAATCATTTAAGTGTAGTAGATGGTTGGATTTATTATTCATATATTGATAGTGGTAAATATATAATAAGCAGAATGAAAACAGATGGCAGTGAAAAGACAGATGTATTAAGCGTAGATAAACTTATACTTGATTTTAATGTAGTGAATAAGTATATGTATTATTTGGAAGTTGATAACTCTACACAAGCAATCTCAATATATAAACAGGAAATAGGCAGCAACGATAAAACAGAATTAGTGAAAGAAGACAAATTAGATATATTAGATTTAAATGTAGTTGGGGATTATATTTATTATGAAAAAGCTGATAAGCAGACAAAGGCAGCTACAATATATAGAATGAAGACAGATGGAAGCAGTGAAAAAGAAATATCTAAAGAAGATGCTTGTGCATGGAGCATATTAAATGTAACTGATGATTGGATTTATTACATGATAGATAACCAAACAGGGTCAACCACTTATAATAGTAAAATATATAAGATGAAATCAGATGGAAGCAAAAGGACTAAAACATCTGACAAAGATATATGTATTTCTGCAATGAATATAGTGGGTGATTGGATCTATTATACTAAAATTGATCAGAACACTGGTACTGAAATACGCAAGATGAAACTAGATGGAAGTGACGATAGTATAGCGTAA
- a CDS encoding thioesterase family protein, with the protein MELNLKEGTSIIKNLKVTENETAIKMGSGDLEVYATPAMIALMENAAKDIASPELPAGFTTVGIEMNVKHIKSSPVGANIECKAILTKVENKKLFFDVEASDDHGTIGKGFHIRYIVNSKDFMARTKDN; encoded by the coding sequence ATGGAATTAAATTTAAAAGAAGGAACTTCAATTATTAAGAATTTAAAGGTTACTGAGAACGAAACAGCTATTAAAATGGGATCAGGAGATTTAGAAGTTTATGCAACACCAGCTATGATTGCACTTATGGAAAATGCAGCTAAAGATATAGCATCTCCTGAGCTTCCAGCTGGTTTCACTACAGTCGGAATTGAAATGAATGTTAAACATATTAAGTCATCCCCTGTTGGAGCAAATATAGAATGTAAAGCTATACTTACCAAAGTAGAAAATAAAAAATTATTTTTTGATGTTGAAGCAAGTGATGACCATGGCACTATAGGGAAAGGTTTCCACATAAGATATATAGTAAATTCTAAGGACTTTATGGCAAGAACAAAAGATAATTAA
- a CDS encoding MFS transporter — MDIENKNEYKNRWIILAVVVLLPFMATLDSTIVNVVLPVMVNIFSVTMSSIQLIIICYLITIVSTILFFGRLGDIKGKSIIFNLGLLVFTIGSLFCGLSSDFWSLVFFRIIQAIGASAAMANNQGIITQVFPANERGKALGISATFLALGTMIGPPLGGFIVSYLNWNYIFFINIPIGVIATIVGFKMLPGKLSEKKEHIDFIGAIIFGISVIFLFYSLIAGETIGYANVKIMLGFLAAALLFVIFIIIEKRQKYPLIDFSLFKNSLFSVGILCTFICYMSFNSNNIIQPFYLENVLKMTPDYAGIIMMISPVIITVIAPFSGHLSDKIGSEYLTFIGLMVMGIGMSLMATLNENSSIRGLTIYIALIAIGNGLFLSPNNSLVMSSAPGDKLGIAGSINAFVRNLGQSSGVAMATVLLYSFMSIKMGKKVLGYVEGRNDVFIFGMKYVYISAALICFAGVAITILRLKKKKIASSNNSKY, encoded by the coding sequence GTGGATATAGAGAATAAAAATGAATACAAAAATAGATGGATTATATTAGCAGTAGTAGTGCTGCTACCGTTTATGGCTACCTTAGACAGCACCATAGTAAATGTTGTTCTGCCAGTAATGGTAAATATATTTTCTGTAACCATGTCTTCTATCCAATTAATAATAATCTGCTATCTAATTACAATAGTCAGCACAATTTTATTTTTTGGAAGATTAGGTGATATTAAAGGGAAATCTATAATATTTAATTTAGGATTATTAGTGTTTACTATTGGATCTTTGTTTTGCGGTTTATCAAGTGATTTTTGGTCTCTAGTATTTTTTAGAATAATTCAGGCTATAGGTGCCTCTGCTGCTATGGCAAACAATCAGGGAATTATCACTCAAGTGTTTCCTGCAAATGAAAGAGGGAAAGCACTTGGAATATCAGCGACTTTTTTAGCCCTCGGAACAATGATTGGTCCTCCGTTAGGAGGCTTTATAGTTTCATATTTAAATTGGAATTATATATTTTTTATTAATATTCCTATTGGAGTAATTGCTACTATAGTTGGCTTTAAGATGCTGCCAGGTAAGCTGAGTGAAAAAAAGGAACATATTGATTTTATTGGAGCTATAATTTTTGGGATAAGCGTTATATTTCTATTTTATTCTCTTATAGCGGGAGAAACAATCGGATATGCTAATGTCAAAATAATGCTAGGGTTTCTTGCTGCAGCTTTATTGTTTGTTATATTTATAATAATAGAAAAGAGACAAAAATATCCCCTTATAGATTTTTCATTATTTAAAAATTCACTTTTTTCTGTAGGTATATTGTGCACATTTATATGCTATATGTCATTTAATAGCAATAATATTATTCAACCTTTTTATCTTGAGAATGTATTAAAGATGACGCCTGATTACGCAGGGATAATAATGATGATTTCTCCAGTAATAATTACAGTAATAGCACCTTTTAGTGGACATTTATCTGATAAAATTGGTTCGGAATATTTGACGTTTATTGGTTTGATGGTTATGGGGATAGGAATGAGTTTAATGGCGACTTTAAATGAAAATTCATCTATTCGAGGATTAACCATATATATAGCCTTAATAGCTATTGGAAATGGATTGTTTTTATCACCTAATAATTCACTTGTTATGTCTTCAGCTCCAGGTGATAAATTAGGTATTGCAGGAAGTATAAATGCGTTTGTAAGAAATTTAGGACAATCTTCCGGGGTTGCTATGGCTACTGTACTTTTATATTCTTTTATGAGCATTAAAATGGGAAAAAAAGTGCTTGGATATGTAGAAGGCAGAAATGATGTCTTTATATTTGGAATGAAATATGTATATATTAGTGCGGCACTTATTTGTTTTGCTGGAGTTGCAATAACAATTCTAAGATTAAAAAAGAAAAAAATAGCAAGTTCTAATAATAGTAAATATTGA
- a CDS encoding sugar O-acetyltransferase — protein MKSEKEKMISGEVYNVLDNEIKQGQMRARKLTKDYNLTEADEGEKRIKILKELLGTCNDNVFIEPTFKCDFGYNIHIEGFFVGNFDCLMLDTCEIRIGENCFMGPRTCIYTACHSLKPEERNTPACFGKPVKIGNNVWFGGNCVVLPGVTIGDNVVVGAGSVVTKDIPDNAVVGGNPAKIIKQV, from the coding sequence ATGAAAAGTGAAAAAGAAAAAATGATTTCAGGAGAAGTTTATAATGTCCTAGACAATGAAATAAAACAAGGTCAGATGAGAGCAAGGAAACTTACAAAAGATTATAACCTAACGGAAGCAGATGAAGGTGAAAAAAGAATAAAAATATTGAAGGAATTACTTGGGACTTGCAATGATAATGTATTCATTGAACCAACTTTTAAATGTGATTTTGGATATAATATTCATATAGAGGGATTCTTCGTGGGGAATTTCGATTGTTTGATGCTTGATACCTGTGAAATCAGAATAGGTGAAAATTGCTTTATGGGACCAAGAACCTGCATTTATACAGCATGCCATTCATTAAAACCGGAGGAGAGAAATACACCAGCCTGCTTTGGAAAGCCAGTTAAGATTGGTAATAATGTGTGGTTTGGTGGGAATTGCGTTGTACTTCCAGGAGTTACAATTGGAGATAATGTGGTAGTTGGAGCGGGTTCTGTTGTTACAAAAGATATACCAGATAATGCTGTGGTAGGTGGAAATCCTGCAAAAATTATAAAACAAGTATAA
- a CDS encoding PLP-dependent aminotransferase family protein, producing MREISKTELVKKYILKEVKEGRITSGKRLPSCRKMAALFEVNKITVNKAYEQLEKEHRVFSIPRGGFYLVDSENRQAIASKEVDFSTVRPDDKLIPYREFTHVINKAVDLYKNNLFDYESNVGLLTLRETLKAEFEKDGIYTNMDNILVTNGAQQGIDLAFQAIFSNSNGKLLVEVPTYNLAIKLGAHLGINMVGIERKIDGYDYKRMEEILKKGEITAFYIIPRHHNPTGYSLLEKDKKKVVELCTKYNVIIIEDDYIADLAGKKGAMPLHYYDVDKKTIYIRSFSKAFMPGIRLGAVIAPKSMLGKIAAIKQLMDLNTSRLPQGALELFIKSGMYEKQLKKIRKSYEAKLRKIKEIFISLQPKDLIWNVPENGIFIWIKLPEYIDGYELQEKLKSQGILIKQAGDCFLEKEIKIEKFNYIRLCISGVSEENISAVATIISYIRK from the coding sequence ATGAGGGAAATAAGTAAAACTGAATTAGTAAAAAAGTATATTTTAAAAGAAGTTAAAGAGGGAAGAATTACTAGTGGGAAGCGTCTTCCAAGCTGTAGGAAAATGGCAGCTCTTTTTGAGGTAAATAAAATAACTGTAAATAAAGCCTATGAACAACTTGAAAAAGAGCATAGAGTTTTTAGTATACCACGTGGAGGATTTTATTTGGTTGACTCGGAGAATAGGCAAGCGATTGCAAGCAAAGAAGTGGATTTTAGTACAGTAAGGCCTGATGATAAATTAATCCCATATAGAGAATTTACTCATGTTATAAATAAAGCAGTAGATTTATATAAAAATAACTTATTTGATTATGAATCTAATGTTGGGTTATTAACTTTGAGAGAAACATTAAAAGCTGAGTTTGAGAAAGATGGAATTTACACGAATATGGATAATATTCTTGTAACAAATGGAGCACAGCAGGGGATAGACCTAGCTTTTCAAGCTATTTTTTCTAATAGTAATGGAAAATTATTAGTTGAAGTGCCTACATATAATCTTGCTATAAAATTAGGGGCGCATCTAGGTATTAATATGGTTGGGATTGAAAGAAAAATTGATGGCTACGATTATAAAAGAATGGAGGAAATATTAAAAAAAGGCGAGATTACAGCCTTTTATATTATACCAAGACATCATAATCCTACAGGATATTCTTTACTTGAAAAAGATAAGAAAAAAGTTGTGGAGCTATGTACTAAATATAATGTAATCATTATTGAAGATGATTACATTGCAGATTTGGCTGGGAAAAAAGGAGCAATGCCACTTCACTATTACGATGTGGATAAAAAAACAATATACATCAGAAGTTTCTCAAAGGCTTTTATGCCAGGAATAAGATTAGGTGCTGTTATAGCTCCAAAATCTATGCTTGGAAAAATAGCAGCTATTAAGCAGCTTATGGACTTAAACACATCGAGGCTGCCTCAAGGCGCATTAGAGTTATTTATCAAATCTGGTATGTATGAAAAGCAGCTTAAGAAAATAAGAAAATCTTATGAAGCAAAACTCAGAAAAATAAAAGAAATTTTCATATCGCTTCAACCTAAAGATCTTATTTGGAATGTTCCTGAAAACGGAATATTTATATGGATTAAGTTACCAGAATATATTGATGGATATGAACTGCAAGAGAAATTAAAAAGTCAGGGAATTTTAATAAAACAAGCAGGAGATTGCTTTTTAGAAAAAGAAATAAAGATAGAGAAGTTTAATTATATAAGATTATGCATATCTGGAGTTTCAGAGGAAAATATAAGCGCTGTAGCAACTATTATTTCATATATTCGAAAATGA